A stretch of the Actinoalloteichus fjordicus genome encodes the following:
- a CDS encoding NAD(P)/FAD-dependent oxidoreductase, with product MTENGAAPRRIVVVGSSVAGLTVVDTVRRHGFDGAVTLIGDEVHLPYDRPPLSKQILAGDWAPERVRLRQREDLDGLDLDLRLGVTATGLDPERRRVALSDGGAAAYDRLVIATGVQPRRLPETDGVRGVHTLRTLDDAVALRAALQPDTRLVVVGAGFLGTEIAAAARRLGARVWLLEPAPTPLAAVVGTEIGGFVAELHREQGVDLRTGPAAAVRSLRVEDGAVTGVRTADGEVLPADVVAVAIGSRPAVDWLSASGLRCADGVHCDATCSAAPGVFAAGDVARWFNPRYGTEMRVEHRTNASEQARYVAGAVVGTETQPFSPVPYFWSDQYDVKIQSHGLLHGHDEVRIVAGSLPDRRFIALYRRGSRLSGVLGVGDFRALRRWRSTLDADIDWHDALSAG from the coding sequence ATGACTGAGAACGGGGCCGCCCCGCGCCGGATCGTGGTCGTCGGCTCGTCCGTGGCGGGGCTGACCGTCGTCGACACGGTGCGCAGGCACGGGTTCGACGGCGCGGTGACGCTGATCGGCGACGAGGTCCACCTGCCCTACGACCGCCCGCCGCTGTCCAAGCAGATCCTGGCGGGCGACTGGGCGCCCGAGCGTGTCCGGCTGCGGCAGCGGGAGGACCTGGACGGGCTCGACCTCGATCTCCGGCTCGGCGTCACCGCGACCGGGCTCGACCCGGAGCGGCGTCGCGTCGCCCTGTCCGACGGCGGTGCGGCCGCCTACGACCGACTGGTCATCGCCACGGGCGTCCAGCCCAGGCGGCTGCCCGAGACGGACGGGGTCCGGGGTGTGCACACCCTGCGCACCCTCGACGACGCCGTCGCCCTCCGGGCGGCTCTGCAACCGGACACCCGCCTGGTCGTCGTCGGAGCAGGCTTCCTCGGCACCGAGATCGCGGCCGCCGCACGCAGGCTGGGGGCCCGCGTGTGGCTGTTGGAGCCCGCCCCGACGCCGTTGGCCGCCGTCGTCGGCACCGAGATCGGCGGCTTCGTCGCGGAACTGCACCGTGAGCAGGGCGTCGACCTGCGCACCGGTCCCGCCGCCGCCGTACGTTCCCTGCGCGTCGAGGACGGGGCCGTGACCGGTGTCCGCACGGCCGACGGGGAGGTGCTACCCGCCGACGTCGTCGCCGTGGCGATCGGCTCGCGGCCCGCCGTCGACTGGCTCTCCGCCAGCGGCCTGCGCTGTGCGGACGGCGTGCACTGCGACGCGACCTGCTCGGCGGCTCCCGGCGTCTTCGCGGCGGGTGACGTGGCCCGCTGGTTCAACCCGCGCTACGGCACCGAGATGCGGGTCGAGCACCGCACCAACGCCTCCGAACAGGCGCGCTACGTCGCGGGCGCCGTGGTCGGGACCGAGACGCAGCCGTTCTCCCCGGTGCCCTACTTCTGGTCCGACCAGTACGACGTCAAGATCCAGTCGCACGGTCTGCTGCACGGACACGACGAGGTGCGGATCGTCGCGGGCTCGCTCCCCGACCGCCGGTTCATCGCGCTCTACCGCCGAGGCAGCCGCCTCTCGGGGGTGCTGGGCGTCGGGGACTTCCGCGCCCTGCGCCGTTGGCGGTCCACCCTGGACGCCGACATCGACTGGCACGACGCGCTCTCCGCAGGCTGA
- a CDS encoding alpha/beta fold hydrolase, whose protein sequence is MAPNSKPPTAESAATPQDPTSVPPTPQAGGAPTFVLVHGSGSNSFMWAPIQRELALLGHRSHAVDLPGHGFDAHYSAAYQAPQDLDAWAAEPSNLAGVTLADNVAEVLDVARTVGRHGPVVLVGASLGGLTISGVADRAPELISRLVYISAWSCVQRANPIEYMQEPEFAENLLAPLAALNVGDPGVLGVGRANYRSGDPELLAALKAAVLADVDDASFLAFLNILQPDESLAVMTADATVKAETWGTVARSYLRLTGDRSLPIAMQDRLIAEADALTPDNPYDVHTLDTSHVGFLYRAREVAALLAGLAL, encoded by the coding sequence ATGGCTCCGAACTCCAAGCCCCCGACGGCCGAGTCTGCGGCGACGCCGCAGGATCCGACGTCGGTGCCTCCCACTCCGCAGGCAGGCGGTGCTCCGACCTTCGTGCTGGTGCACGGGTCCGGGTCGAACTCCTTCATGTGGGCTCCGATCCAACGTGAACTGGCGCTGCTCGGACACCGCAGCCACGCGGTCGACCTGCCGGGCCACGGCTTCGACGCGCACTACTCAGCCGCCTATCAGGCCCCGCAGGATCTCGACGCCTGGGCGGCCGAGCCGTCGAACCTGGCGGGAGTGACCCTCGCCGACAACGTGGCGGAGGTTCTCGACGTCGCCAGGACGGTCGGCAGGCACGGCCCGGTGGTGCTCGTCGGCGCCAGCCTCGGCGGCCTGACGATCAGCGGCGTGGCGGACCGCGCGCCCGAGCTGATCAGCAGGCTGGTCTACATCTCCGCCTGGAGTTGTGTGCAGCGGGCCAACCCCATCGAGTACATGCAGGAACCGGAGTTCGCCGAGAACCTGCTGGCGCCGCTGGCCGCGCTCAACGTCGGCGACCCCGGTGTGCTCGGGGTGGGGCGGGCGAACTACCGCAGCGGCGATCCCGAGCTGCTGGCCGCGCTCAAGGCGGCCGTGCTGGCCGATGTGGACGACGCGAGCTTCCTCGCGTTCCTCAACATCCTCCAGCCCGACGAGTCCCTGGCGGTGATGACGGCGGACGCGACCGTCAAGGCCGAGACCTGGGGCACCGTTGCGCGCAGCTACCTGCGACTGACCGGTGACCGGTCGCTGCCGATCGCGATGCAGGATCGGCTGATCGCCGAGGCCGATGCCCTCACCCCGGACAACCCCTACGACGTGCACACGTTGGACACCTCGCACGTCGGATTCCTGTATCGGGCTCGGGAGGTGGCGGCACTGCTCGCCGGGCTCGCGCTCTAG
- a CDS encoding AfsR/SARP family transcriptional regulator, translated as MYFQLLGETQFWRGGQEVRIGPQQRRLLLAVLLLNANESVHRERIFQLLWGDPLPRSATGSLQAHVSRLRAALGLDRGHAASCGVALRTVGAGYLITVPGEHVDAHRFEAMVSRAQSSDAAEALALYGQALDLWRGPPLSDITNERARMELCLPLEERRLDVLTDQIDLRIELGAWSGLIAELTALSSRFPGRPRFAAQLMILLYRGGRTADALEVFRRVRELMDREFGLDPPGRLSWLETAILRNDPVLQEDRFVIGGRYWGTAVDQDGCRPMQGADKNFASRRT; from the coding sequence ATGTATTTTCAACTGTTAGGCGAGACGCAGTTCTGGCGGGGTGGACAGGAGGTCAGAATCGGACCGCAGCAGCGTCGGCTGCTGCTCGCCGTGCTGCTGCTCAACGCCAATGAGTCGGTGCATCGTGAGCGGATCTTCCAGCTCCTGTGGGGTGATCCGCTCCCGCGTTCGGCCACCGGATCCCTGCAGGCGCACGTGTCGCGACTGCGGGCGGCGCTCGGGCTGGACCGGGGGCACGCCGCCTCCTGCGGGGTCGCCCTGCGGACCGTGGGCGCCGGTTACCTGATCACCGTGCCTGGCGAGCACGTCGACGCCCACCGCTTCGAGGCGATGGTCAGCCGTGCGCAGTCCTCCGATGCCGCCGAGGCGTTGGCGTTGTACGGGCAGGCGCTCGACCTCTGGCGCGGCCCGCCGTTGTCGGACATCACCAACGAGCGGGCGCGGATGGAACTCTGCCTGCCGTTGGAGGAACGCAGGCTCGACGTGCTCACCGACCAGATCGACCTCAGGATCGAACTGGGTGCCTGGTCGGGCCTGATCGCGGAGCTGACGGCGTTGTCGTCGAGATTTCCCGGCAGGCCGCGGTTCGCCGCTCAGCTCATGATCCTGCTGTATCGCGGCGGGCGTACCGCAGATGCGTTGGAGGTATTCCGGCGGGTCCGTGAATTAATGGACCGGGAGTTCGGACTTGATCCGCCGGGTCGGCTCTCCTGGCTGGAGACTGCGATTCTGCGAAACGATCCAGTGCTGCAGGAAGACAGGTTTGTGATCGGCGGTCGATATTGGGGTACGGCAGTAGATCAGGACGGCTGTCGGCCGATGCAAGGTGCAGACAAGAACTTCGCAAGCCGTCGCACTTAG
- a CDS encoding lasso RiPP family leader peptide-containing protein, with protein MNREPMVTESLGSYEPPALEEVGIFDEVTLGRPSWGFEADWSCVMVC; from the coding sequence ATGAACCGTGAACCGATGGTGACGGAGTCGCTCGGATCGTACGAGCCGCCTGCGTTGGAGGAGGTCGGCATCTTCGACGAGGTGACGCTGGGCCGTCCGTCGTGGGGATTCGAGGCCGACTGGTCTTGCGTCATGGTCTGCTGA
- a CDS encoding asparagine synthase-related protein: protein MEFLIFPDCPQGAAVAETVAVGPGRRLIPHSSGRPWIVGAWADDEVCWASAGSRRVAILGVSSATTPDLAARLDRPGGVDLDRLRRASAGSFHLVASIDGRVQAQGTLSSARQIFHTRVRGVVVAADRPQRLAALTGADVVDELLALQLVSPFAPWPLNDRCLWRDVEALAVGCRLELDNRGVGRTVRWWTSPPPDVSLAEAAERVGAALHDAVAARTGTKRSLSTDLSGGMDSTSVSFLAARRVDHFVTTRWEAANPDDEDQSWAARAAASIPQANHVLLGRAETPMNFAGLARFDADAEAPFAWIRTRSRLEHQARRLAALGSTMHLTGHGGDELFFPTPPHLHALLRSEPLTSMRYLRGYRSMYRWPVRSMVTGIARNPSFARWLAAAGATLTKPIQQMQRDPDFGWASRFLTPPWISPAGVDAVRGLLRTTAAEDPEPICPLRPQHATMQDVRKCGESIRRVDRLTSRSGVSWQAPFVDDHVVEASLAVRLAESATPYRYKPVLAAAMRGVVPAELLGRGTKSEYSADAYTGLRACRNDLIDLCDDMILARRGLVDVDAFRSALLGMHTLSAGLSLVVATLACETWLRSLSAGAQATTLTGGTR from the coding sequence ATGGAGTTCCTGATCTTTCCGGACTGCCCGCAAGGGGCTGCCGTCGCCGAGACGGTCGCGGTGGGACCGGGCCGCAGGCTGATTCCGCATTCGTCCGGCCGGCCCTGGATCGTCGGCGCGTGGGCGGACGATGAGGTCTGCTGGGCCTCGGCCGGGTCTCGCCGCGTCGCGATCCTCGGTGTCTCCTCGGCGACCACACCGGACCTCGCCGCGAGGCTGGACCGGCCCGGCGGCGTCGATCTCGACCGGCTCCGCCGCGCGTCGGCAGGCAGCTTCCACCTGGTCGCATCGATCGACGGACGGGTGCAGGCACAGGGCACACTGTCCTCGGCCCGGCAGATCTTCCACACCAGGGTCCGGGGGGTCGTCGTGGCGGCCGACCGACCGCAGAGACTGGCCGCGTTGACGGGCGCCGACGTCGTCGACGAGCTGCTAGCCCTCCAGCTCGTCTCGCCCTTCGCACCATGGCCGTTGAACGACCGCTGTCTCTGGCGCGATGTCGAGGCACTGGCCGTGGGCTGCCGACTTGAACTGGACAATCGTGGTGTCGGGCGGACCGTGCGCTGGTGGACATCGCCACCACCGGACGTCTCGCTTGCCGAGGCCGCAGAACGGGTGGGCGCGGCACTCCACGACGCGGTGGCTGCACGCACCGGGACGAAGCGGTCGCTCAGCACCGATCTCTCCGGCGGGATGGACTCGACCAGTGTCTCCTTCCTCGCCGCCCGGCGGGTCGACCACTTCGTGACGACCCGGTGGGAGGCGGCGAACCCGGACGACGAGGACCAGTCCTGGGCGGCCCGGGCCGCCGCCTCGATTCCCCAGGCGAACCACGTCCTGCTCGGCAGGGCCGAGACCCCGATGAACTTTGCCGGGCTCGCAAGGTTCGATGCCGACGCCGAGGCGCCGTTCGCCTGGATCCGCACCAGGAGCAGGCTGGAACACCAGGCTCGACGGCTGGCCGCGCTCGGCTCGACCATGCATCTGACCGGACACGGCGGCGACGAACTGTTCTTCCCCACCCCGCCGCACCTGCACGCGCTCCTGCGCAGCGAGCCGTTGACCTCGATGCGATACCTGCGGGGCTATCGGTCGATGTACCGCTGGCCCGTGCGGTCCATGGTGACCGGCATCGCCCGCAACCCCAGCTTCGCCCGATGGCTGGCGGCCGCCGGTGCCACCCTCACCAAGCCCATCCAACAGATGCAGCGTGACCCGGACTTCGGTTGGGCCAGCCGGTTCCTGACCCCGCCGTGGATTTCGCCCGCGGGCGTGGACGCCGTGCGCGGGCTGCTTCGGACGACCGCGGCAGAAGACCCGGAGCCGATCTGTCCGCTGCGCCCCCAGCACGCGACGATGCAGGACGTCCGGAAGTGCGGCGAGTCCATCCGCCGGGTCGACCGCCTCACCTCCCGGTCCGGGGTGAGCTGGCAGGCGCCGTTCGTCGACGATCACGTCGTCGAGGCCTCGCTCGCGGTTCGGCTCGCCGAGTCGGCCACCCCCTACCGCTACAAGCCGGTGCTCGCCGCCGCGATGCGGGGTGTGGTCCCCGCCGAACTGCTGGGCCGGGGCACGAAGTCCGAGTACAGCGCCGACGCCTACACCGGTCTCCGGGCGTGCCGGAACGACCTGATCGACCTCTGCGACGACATGATCCTCGCCCGGCGCGGGCTGGTCGACGTCGACGCTTTCCGCTCGGCCCTGCTCGGTATGCACACCCTGTCGGCCGGGCTCAGCCTCGTCGTCGCGACGCTGGCCTGCGAGACGTGGCTGCGATCGTTGTCCGCCGGCGCGCAGGCCACGACTCTGACCGGAGGAACCCGATGA
- a CDS encoding lasso peptide biosynthesis PqqD family chaperone: MTFTLTPDVSMTDVGNGMVLLDERGGRYFQLNETGAVVLRRILAGVAVDEVVAELCAQHPGAAGRVAADVSGIIDSLCAAKVVVR, translated from the coding sequence ATGACCTTCACCCTCACCCCGGACGTCTCCATGACCGACGTCGGCAACGGCATGGTGCTGCTGGACGAACGGGGCGGCCGATACTTCCAGCTCAACGAGACCGGCGCGGTCGTGTTGCGCAGAATCCTGGCGGGCGTCGCCGTGGACGAGGTGGTCGCCGAACTGTGCGCGCAGCACCCCGGCGCTGCGGGCCGAGTCGCCGCCGACGTCAGCGGGATCATCGACTCGCTGTGTGCCGCGAAGGTGGTCGTCCGATGA
- a CDS encoding lasso peptide biosynthesis B2 protein has translation MTMPVMLEPSVRVSWRRRLVARFAVAAAWPLIRLSPRRLRSVLRVLRRGARPSTAEQVLAARDAVVSVSVRCAGQGCLQRSVAVVLLARLGGRWADWCTGVCIEPFRAHAWVEVDGTPIGERNDIKAYRTVMSVPLR, from the coding sequence ATGACCATGCCCGTGATGCTCGAGCCCTCGGTGCGCGTCTCCTGGCGCCGCCGACTGGTCGCCAGGTTCGCCGTCGCGGCGGCGTGGCCCTTGATCCGGCTGTCCCCGCGTCGCCTCCGATCGGTGCTCCGCGTGCTCCGACGCGGTGCCCGCCCGTCCACCGCCGAGCAGGTCCTGGCGGCGCGAGACGCCGTTGTCTCGGTCAGCGTGCGCTGCGCGGGGCAGGGCTGTCTGCAACGGTCCGTCGCGGTGGTGCTGCTGGCCCGCCTGGGCGGCCGGTGGGCCGACTGGTGCACGGGAGTGTGCATCGAGCCGTTCCGCGCCCATGCGTGGGTGGAGGTGGACGGCACGCCGATCGGCGAACGCAACGACATCAAGGCCTATCGCACGGTGATGTCCGTTCCACTGCGGTGA
- a CDS encoding MauE/DoxX family redox-associated membrane protein: MTNYLLIADRCLIAVVFGVAFFSKVRGVAAFQQFAGTIRTLTKFRQPVTTSIAVLVVAGEATAMILVALPGTVRLGFAMAAGLLAVFIAVVFRAIQVGVLAECRCFGRGSVMSGAMILRNVLLMAAAVTGIALAPGGQAADLGLLVIAVAAGVAVAVFFIRYYDALVRVVLGRMAPQVEA; encoded by the coding sequence ATGACGAACTATCTGCTGATCGCGGACCGGTGTCTGATCGCCGTTGTCTTCGGCGTCGCGTTTTTCAGCAAGGTGCGCGGTGTGGCGGCGTTCCAGCAGTTCGCGGGCACGATCCGGACGCTCACGAAGTTCCGGCAGCCCGTCACGACGAGCATCGCCGTGCTGGTCGTGGCGGGGGAGGCCACGGCGATGATCCTGGTGGCGCTGCCCGGCACCGTCCGGCTCGGCTTCGCCATGGCCGCCGGTCTGCTCGCCGTGTTCATCGCGGTGGTGTTCCGGGCGATCCAGGTCGGCGTCCTCGCGGAGTGCCGCTGCTTCGGGCGCGGCTCGGTGATGAGCGGCGCGATGATCCTCCGGAACGTGCTGCTCATGGCTGCGGCCGTCACCGGCATCGCGCTGGCTCCCGGCGGGCAGGCCGCCGATCTCGGACTCCTCGTCATCGCCGTCGCGGCGGGAGTGGCGGTCGCGGTGTTCTTCATTCGCTATTACGACGCGCTGGTACGAGTGGTGCTCGGGCGGATGGCGCCGCAGGTCGAGGCGTGA
- a CDS encoding ATP-binding cassette domain-containing protein: MTVPETMIEAVDLGKRFGAVTALAEVNLAVPRGSVLGLLGHNGAGKTTLVNIFGTLAHPSSGSARIAGLDVVDQAAKVRSLIGLTGQFAALDEKISGLDNLVMIGRLLGAGRREARRRADELVELFDLTAVGTRLARTYSGGMRRRLDLALGLVGRPEVIVLDEPTSGMDPTSRLGLWQTVQEMARNGSTVLLTTQHLDEADRLADVITVLSGGRVVATGTPAELKARVGRRAVTVRLPAPEMTRAVAALRVAGLHPVRGEEPGTGLTVAVEAAREITAVVRALDAAGIEAEELGLTEPGLDEVYLFVMNNGVAHSS; this comes from the coding sequence GTGACCGTGCCCGAGACGATGATCGAGGCCGTCGACCTCGGAAAGCGGTTCGGCGCCGTGACCGCCCTGGCCGAGGTGAACCTCGCCGTGCCGCGCGGATCGGTGCTCGGCCTGCTGGGGCACAACGGCGCGGGGAAGACGACGCTGGTCAACATCTTCGGCACCCTGGCCCATCCCAGCTCCGGGTCCGCGCGGATCGCCGGGCTCGACGTGGTCGATCAGGCCGCCAAGGTCCGCAGCCTGATCGGACTGACCGGCCAGTTCGCCGCGCTGGACGAGAAGATCTCCGGGCTGGACAACCTCGTCATGATCGGACGCCTGCTGGGCGCAGGCCGCCGAGAGGCCCGACGCCGAGCCGACGAGCTGGTGGAGTTGTTCGACCTCACGGCGGTCGGGACGAGGCTGGCCCGGACCTACTCGGGCGGGATGCGTCGTCGCCTCGACCTGGCACTCGGGCTGGTGGGACGTCCTGAGGTCATCGTGCTCGACGAGCCGACCAGCGGCATGGACCCGACGAGCAGGCTCGGTCTCTGGCAGACCGTGCAGGAGATGGCCCGCAACGGCAGCACGGTGCTGTTGACCACCCAGCATCTGGACGAGGCCGACCGGCTCGCCGACGTGATCACCGTCCTCTCCGGCGGTCGGGTCGTGGCCACCGGCACGCCTGCGGAGCTGAAGGCTCGGGTGGGCAGGCGCGCCGTCACCGTACGGCTGCCCGCACCCGAGATGACCAGGGCCGTGGCCGCGCTGCGGGTCGCCGGCCTGCACCCGGTCCGAGGGGAGGAGCCCGGCACCGGACTCACGGTCGCGGTCGAGGCCGCCCGTGAGATCACTGCCGTGGTGCGTGCCCTCGACGCGGCGGGCATCGAGGCGGAGGAGCTGGGGCTGACCGAGCCGGGGCTGGACGAGGTCTACCTCTTCGTCATGAACAACGGCGTCGCGCATTCCAGTTGA
- a CDS encoding ABC transporter permease, giving the protein MPVDSTGEVDSPSAGNPTGPPRTVSVRPSDTIGRTGGAAGPALRGTSIRGQVLILAGRSLRAVLRDPRLILANLLAPLLMLVVFSQIFGSVAQTPSFPADTNYVDFLVPAILINATLQAAISSAFGLADDMTSGIVSRFRSLPVWPGSILLARSLADLVRSAVQLLLILILAAALLGFRPPGGIPGTIAAWGLALAVGTGLGWIFIAVACRVRDVELMQGTATLLTFPLMFCSNAFIPSEGLPGWLRTAAEINPMSYGIDAARALVLDRPVGSGAITAIVISVVVGVLAGVIAVRGFRRPL; this is encoded by the coding sequence ATGCCGGTCGACTCGACAGGCGAGGTGGACTCGCCGAGTGCAGGAAACCCGACCGGTCCGCCGCGCACGGTGAGCGTGCGCCCCTCGGACACCATCGGTCGGACGGGCGGCGCGGCGGGCCCTGCGCTGCGGGGGACGTCGATCCGTGGTCAGGTCCTCATCCTGGCAGGCCGGTCGCTGCGTGCGGTGCTGCGCGATCCACGACTGATCCTGGCCAATCTGCTGGCACCGCTGCTGATGCTGGTGGTGTTCAGCCAGATCTTCGGCAGTGTGGCGCAGACGCCGAGCTTCCCGGCCGACACGAACTACGTCGACTTCCTGGTGCCCGCGATCCTGATCAACGCGACGCTGCAGGCGGCGATCAGCAGCGCCTTCGGCCTGGCCGACGACATGACCTCCGGCATCGTCTCGCGATTCCGTTCGCTGCCGGTCTGGCCGGGTTCCATCCTGCTGGCGAGGAGTCTCGCCGATCTGGTCCGCAGCGCGGTGCAGCTGTTGCTGATCCTGATCCTGGCCGCCGCACTGCTGGGATTTCGGCCGCCCGGCGGGATACCGGGCACGATCGCGGCCTGGGGACTCGCGCTGGCGGTGGGCACCGGACTCGGCTGGATCTTCATCGCCGTCGCCTGCCGGGTGCGCGACGTCGAACTCATGCAGGGCACGGCCACCCTGCTCACCTTCCCCCTGATGTTCTGCTCGAACGCCTTCATCCCGTCCGAGGGTCTGCCGGGCTGGCTGCGCACCGCCGCCGAGATCAATCCGATGTCCTACGGCATCGACGCGGCCCGTGCCCTGGTCCTCGACCGTCCGGTCGGCAGCGGTGCGATCACGGCGATCGTCATCAGCGTCGTGGTCGGCGTCCTGGCGGGCGTGATCGCCGTTCGGGGCTTCCGGCGTCCCCTGTGA
- a CDS encoding LLM class flavin-dependent oxidoreductase: MTSAPVPLSVLDLAPVGADSSPAEALRDSVRLAREVEALGYHRYWFAEHHNVASVASCSPAVLIAAVAGVTTTLRVGSGGVMLPNHPPLVVAEQFGTLEALHPGRIDLGIGRAPAADPATGAALRRPEVEDFPAQLGELLRNFGDRRGGDGERVVSAVPARDSRPQPWLLGVSRRSAALAGMLGLPFAYAHHINPQHARPSLEVYRSAFRSTGLLPAPRTVISVGAVCAETDEAARRLAAPASLLYVRLRNGDRDRPLPSPQEAADYPYTADDLALVAQQSAARFVGSPETVRAGLDQLIATSGADELMVTTQVAGHEDRLRSYGLLAEAFALDRAAVTV, encoded by the coding sequence ATGACATCGGCGCCAGTCCCCCTCTCCGTACTCGATCTCGCCCCGGTCGGCGCGGATTCCTCCCCCGCCGAGGCGCTGCGCGACAGCGTCCGGCTGGCCCGCGAGGTCGAGGCACTCGGCTATCACCGGTATTGGTTCGCCGAGCACCACAACGTCGCGAGCGTCGCCAGCTGCTCGCCTGCGGTGCTGATCGCCGCCGTGGCGGGAGTCACGACCACGCTCCGAGTCGGCTCCGGCGGCGTGATGCTGCCCAATCACCCGCCGTTGGTGGTCGCGGAGCAGTTCGGAACGCTGGAGGCGCTGCATCCCGGTCGGATCGACCTTGGCATCGGTCGAGCCCCCGCCGCAGACCCTGCAACGGGGGCGGCGCTGCGCCGACCCGAGGTCGAGGACTTCCCCGCACAGCTCGGCGAGCTGCTCCGGAACTTCGGCGATCGACGAGGCGGCGACGGCGAGCGGGTGGTCTCGGCCGTCCCCGCCCGCGACAGCAGGCCGCAACCGTGGCTGCTTGGCGTCAGCAGGCGCAGCGCTGCGCTGGCGGGCATGCTCGGGCTCCCGTTCGCCTACGCCCACCACATCAATCCGCAGCACGCCCGACCGTCGTTGGAGGTCTACCGGTCGGCGTTCCGGTCGACCGGCCTGCTCCCGGCGCCGCGCACCGTGATCTCGGTGGGAGCGGTGTGTGCCGAGACGGACGAGGCGGCCCGCCGCCTTGCCGCGCCTGCCTCGCTGCTCTACGTGCGCCTGCGCAACGGCGACCGCGACCGGCCGCTGCCCTCCCCGCAGGAGGCCGCCGACTACCCTTACACGGCAGATGACCTGGCCCTGGTCGCGCAGCAGAGCGCGGCCCGCTTCGTCGGCTCGCCGGAGACGGTTCGGGCCGGGCTCGACCAGCTGATCGCCACGTCGGGCGCCGACGAACTGATGGTCACCACCCAGGTCGCGGGGCACGAAGATCGCCTCCGGTCCTACGGCCTGCTGGCCGAGGCCTTTGCGCTCGACCGGGCCGCCGTCACGGTCTGA
- a CDS encoding AfsR/SARP family transcriptional regulator: MGERRSGMRFRVLGPFTVSTADGRAVVLGGEKPRTMLAALLLADGRIMTDDLLIEVLWGGRPPATVRAQLHTYASRLRAALAPEARLVRCGAGYLLDIGDRRSDAEDFARLSRLGQSELAEGRPSSAVGWLHAALGLWRGPALADVTEALRDLETPRLEEMRLAALEDRIEARLALGEHSHVVPELVELVARCPLRERLRAQLMTALQRSNRRADALGVYGQGRLILDRELGIGPGTVLRDAYRRVVRVDGASAADH; this comes from the coding sequence ATGGGTGAGCGCCGAAGCGGGATGCGATTCCGTGTTCTCGGCCCGTTCACCGTGTCCACCGCCGACGGCAGGGCGGTGGTCCTCGGCGGCGAGAAGCCGCGCACCATGCTGGCGGCGCTGCTCCTGGCCGACGGCCGGATCATGACCGACGACCTGCTGATCGAGGTGCTGTGGGGCGGGCGTCCGCCTGCGACGGTGCGGGCCCAGCTGCACACCTACGCCTCCCGCCTCCGCGCGGCCTTGGCACCCGAGGCGAGGCTGGTCCGATGCGGCGCAGGCTACCTGCTGGACATCGGCGACCGGCGCTCCGACGCCGAGGACTTCGCTCGGCTGAGTCGCCTCGGGCAAAGCGAACTGGCCGAGGGGCGACCCTCCTCGGCGGTGGGCTGGCTGCATGCGGCATTGGGCCTCTGGAGAGGTCCGGCGTTGGCCGACGTCACCGAGGCGCTGCGGGATCTCGAGACGCCCAGGCTGGAGGAGATGCGGCTGGCCGCGCTGGAGGATCGGATCGAGGCACGCCTGGCCCTCGGTGAGCACTCGCATGTCGTGCCGGAGCTGGTCGAGCTGGTCGCCCGCTGTCCGCTGCGGGAGCGCCTGCGTGCCCAGCTCATGACCGCCTTGCAGCGCAGCAACCGTCGCGCAGACGCGCTGGGCGTGTACGGACAGGGGCGGCTGATCCTGGATCGGGAACTCGGCATCGGTCCCGGCACGGTACTGCGCGACGCCTACCGTCGGGTGGTCCGAGTCGACGGTGCCTCGGCCGCCGACCACTAG
- a CDS encoding SRPBCC family protein: MTTITESIDVDVDVSAAYDQWTQFESFPRFMEGVEEIRQIDDTHTHWRVGFGGAHREFDATIIEQHPDERVAWKSDHGPTHAGVVTFHRLADAKTRVTAQFDIDPQGFVEKAGDKLGIVDNRVKGDLARFKQFIENRDGRPTGSWRGDVSPPGR, encoded by the coding sequence TTGACCACTATCACCGAGTCGATCGACGTCGACGTGGACGTGTCCGCCGCCTACGACCAGTGGACGCAGTTCGAGTCCTTTCCGCGCTTCATGGAGGGGGTCGAGGAGATTCGTCAGATCGACGACACGCACACCCATTGGCGGGTCGGATTCGGCGGCGCCCATCGTGAATTCGACGCGACGATCATCGAGCAGCACCCGGACGAACGGGTCGCCTGGAAGTCCGACCACGGACCGACCCACGCAGGCGTGGTGACCTTCCATCGCCTGGCCGATGCCAAGACGAGGGTCACCGCGCAGTTCGACATCGATCCGCAGGGATTCGTCGAGAAGGCAGGCGACAAGCTGGGTATCGTCGACAACCGGGTGAAGGGCGACCTGGCACGGTTCAAGCAGTTCATCGAGAACCGGGATGGTCGGCCGACTGGGAGCTGGCGAGGGGACGTGAGTCCGCCAGGGCGATGA